A DNA window from Thiopseudomonas alkaliphila contains the following coding sequences:
- a CDS encoding DUF389 domain-containing protein gives MFVETALLIYPSPTHPLVASAETFAREQQIKLTGIALADFLAAPGRALDLAEHVVVLADDETMADLVSLAKTLNFSLGIIPLENQVRLHEWFMFPTQTEDCLPLAFQLPNKSVDVLRCNNETALGSVMLGDTPFLDQSSKAYRARNQSAWRRLVYTVLLIINSLRNLFTIHPFGITLTVGQNKPVKTAITGMISIENNVNNAAARMLTTSISVQDGKVSSILIAPKSIMDYLAFLLKAVFHKDKTSAKLPKAISYIRSQYLKIESQKPLTYYLDSQPRSANCIEMELYPEAVKLNLSDEYFAAQGGQRGGKDTLKLENLPHNEERISMIQRRLPLFTNAVEEDFRELFLQLRDNAKSQSSFIALMILSSLVATLGLFLSSPAVIIGAMVLAPLMAPIISLAMGVLRSEQQLIKQSLTTIGIGVTLALLTSALLALIIPISKVTGEISGRLHPNLLDLGVAVFSGVAGAYAHARESIMKSMPGVAIAVALVPPLCVVGIGIGWWEWEVMSGAALLFLTNLVGIALAAAVTFLVLGYAPLVKAHRGLVLSLTILAVITVPLTFSFHNMYQIWRVEQVVLDKTLQINGKNLQLDNVQVQFSRADIIIQANVSSEVNVLYQDLVELKQHLERELQHSVKLKATPRITL, from the coding sequence ATGTTTGTTGAAACAGCTCTGCTTATTTACCCCAGCCCAACTCACCCGTTAGTTGCCAGCGCTGAAACCTTTGCCCGTGAACAGCAAATTAAACTGACGGGGATAGCTTTAGCGGATTTTTTAGCGGCTCCTGGCCGAGCGCTAGATCTTGCTGAGCATGTGGTGGTGCTTGCAGATGACGAAACCATGGCTGACCTTGTTAGCCTAGCAAAAACCCTTAATTTTAGTTTGGGCATTATTCCACTGGAAAACCAAGTCAGGCTGCATGAATGGTTTATGTTTCCCACTCAAACAGAAGACTGTTTACCTCTAGCTTTTCAACTGCCCAACAAATCAGTCGACGTGCTGCGCTGCAATAATGAAACGGCCTTAGGCTCAGTGATGCTCGGCGACACCCCCTTTCTTGATCAAAGCAGTAAAGCTTATCGAGCGCGCAATCAGTCGGCTTGGCGCCGTTTGGTATACACGGTGCTATTGATTATTAACAGTCTACGTAACCTATTTACTATCCACCCCTTTGGCATCACCTTAACCGTGGGCCAAAATAAGCCAGTGAAAACAGCTATTACTGGGATGATTTCCATCGAAAACAACGTCAATAATGCCGCCGCACGCATGTTGACCACCTCTATCTCGGTGCAAGATGGCAAAGTTTCCAGTATTTTAATCGCCCCTAAATCCATCATGGATTACTTGGCTTTTTTGTTAAAAGCCGTCTTTCATAAAGATAAAACCAGTGCCAAGCTGCCTAAAGCGATTAGCTATATTCGCAGCCAATACTTAAAAATTGAAAGCCAAAAACCGCTGACCTACTACCTAGATAGCCAACCACGGAGCGCCAACTGCATTGAAATGGAGCTTTATCCAGAAGCGGTTAAGCTCAATTTAAGTGATGAGTATTTTGCAGCCCAAGGTGGGCAACGGGGCGGCAAAGATACACTGAAACTAGAAAATCTGCCGCACAATGAAGAGCGCATCTCAATGATTCAACGGCGCTTGCCGCTATTTACCAATGCCGTAGAAGAAGACTTTCGAGAGCTTTTTTTACAACTACGCGACAACGCCAAAAGCCAAAGCAGCTTTATAGCCTTAATGATTCTAAGCTCACTGGTCGCCACCTTGGGTTTATTTCTTTCAAGCCCGGCGGTCATTATTGGCGCGATGGTTTTAGCCCCCTTAATGGCACCGATTATTTCTTTGGCAATGGGGGTATTGCGTAGTGAGCAACAACTGATCAAGCAATCCCTAACCACTATTGGCATTGGCGTTACCTTAGCCTTGCTGACCTCGGCCTTATTGGCACTGATTATTCCCATTTCTAAAGTCACAGGTGAAATCTCGGGGCGCTTGCATCCTAACCTGTTAGATTTAGGCGTAGCCGTTTTTTCCGGAGTGGCCGGCGCCTATGCCCACGCCCGCGAAAGCATTATGAAAAGCATGCCCGGCGTTGCAATTGCGGTCGCTTTAGTACCCCCACTGTGTGTCGTGGGTATTGGAATTGGCTGGTGGGAGTGGGAAGTAATGAGCGGTGCAGCGCTGTTGTTTCTAACTAACTTGGTCGGGATTGCCTTAGCCGCGGCAGTCACTTTTTTAGTACTCGGCTATGCCCCTTTAGTTAAAGCGCACCGTGGCTTGGTCTTGTCTTTAACCATTTTGGCGGTGATTACTGTGCCGCTCACCTTCTCTTTCCATAATATGTATCAGATCTGGCGGGTTGAGCAGGTGGTGCTTGATAAGACCTTACAAATCAACGGTAAAAACTTGCAGCTAGATAATGTGCAGGTCCAGTTTTCACGAGCTGATATTATTATCCAAGCCAATGTCAGCTCAGAGGTCAATGTTTTATATCAAGACTTAGTCGAGCTAAAACAACATCTCGAGCGTGAGCTACAGCACTCGGTCAAGCTCAAGGCAACTCCACGGATCACGCTGTAA
- a CDS encoding COG3650 family protein, producing MQQMSSTGTVKALVSGLFLLLSSGLLIGCEEASQADSAQVPQAAIKALEGTGKQSTEAEDTVVTMFRAQGNEPFWTVELAEHEMRFITPEHLDGIELKVDERLAYAKGVTYSGLYEGQEFWLDIRSQPCQDTMVERDYEFTATFHWAGEDLLGCASRWDE from the coding sequence ATGCAACAGATGAGTTCAACAGGCACAGTGAAAGCGCTCGTTAGCGGCCTGTTTTTGCTATTAAGCAGCGGCTTGCTGATTGGCTGTGAGGAGGCCAGTCAAGCTGACTCAGCCCAAGTACCACAGGCAGCAATTAAGGCGCTAGAGGGCACAGGTAAGCAGAGCACGGAAGCTGAGGATACTGTGGTGACGATGTTTCGAGCCCAAGGCAATGAGCCATTTTGGACTGTGGAACTGGCTGAACATGAGATGCGTTTTATCACTCCAGAGCATCTAGATGGTATCGAACTAAAGGTCGATGAGCGTTTAGCCTATGCCAAAGGGGTAACTTATTCTGGGCTGTATGAAGGCCAAGAGTTTTGGTTGGATATTCGTAGCCAGCCTTGTCAAGACACCATGGTGGAGCGTGACTATGAATTTACCGCCACATTCCATTGGGCAGGGGAAGATTTATTAGGCTGCGCCTCACGCTGGGATGAGTAA
- the tadA gene encoding tRNA adenosine(34) deaminase TadA, translated as MAKTALQTPLRYIDRSQDLAFMQHALALAKQAAALGEVPVGALVVENGVIIGEGFNQPIAQSDPSAHAEVMAIRAAAQFKQNYRLPGATLYVTLEPCTMCAGLIIHTRIQRVVFAALEPRSGAVISQQQLFEQSSYNHKVQFEQGLLAESSSTLLKEFFQARRKK; from the coding sequence ATGGCGAAAACAGCGTTGCAAACGCCACTGCGTTATATTGATCGCAGCCAAGACTTAGCATTTATGCAGCACGCTTTAGCGCTTGCGAAGCAAGCAGCGGCCTTAGGTGAGGTGCCTGTTGGTGCGTTGGTGGTGGAGAATGGCGTGATTATTGGTGAAGGCTTTAATCAGCCGATTGCCCAGTCAGATCCCTCAGCCCATGCGGAAGTTATGGCAATCCGTGCGGCGGCGCAGTTTAAGCAAAATTATCGTTTGCCTGGTGCCACGCTCTATGTGACATTAGAGCCATGCACCATGTGTGCGGGATTAATTATCCATACCCGCATTCAACGGGTGGTGTTTGCTGCCCTTGAGCCAAGATCAGGTGCTGTCATAAGTCAGCAGCAGTTATTTGAGCAAAGTAGCTATAATCATAAAGTGCAGTTTGAACAGGGTCTGTTAGCAGAGTCCTCCAGTACTTTGCTCAAAGAGTTTTTTCAGGCGCGCAGGAAAAAGTAA
- the murB gene encoding UDP-N-acetylmuramate dehydrogenase, translating to MSIELKQDVSLQALNTLAITAQADYLIELTQVSDLPAVFAYAEQLQRPLWVLGGGSNLVLAGDLPYLVLKVATRGIEVLEETDTGITLKVQAGENWHELVRWTVKQGYQGLENLSLIPGTVGAAPVQNIGAYGVELKDYLLELTAVNLQTQQVQVFSQAQCQFAYRDSRFKREPDQWLILDVTLKLAKQPQLVLNYGNIQALLAAKGIEQPTPLIVSDLVCEIRRSKLPDPQVLPNTGSFFKNPEVSQAHAEQLRGRYPSLVSFPLANGQVKLAAGWLIEQAGWKGKQVGDAAVHQQQALVLVNKGQATGVEVLELARQIAADIQQQFSVSLEIEPNILPRGGSQQ from the coding sequence GTGAGCATTGAGCTAAAACAGGACGTCAGTTTACAGGCGCTAAATACTTTGGCGATTACAGCCCAAGCAGATTACTTGATAGAGCTCACTCAAGTAAGTGATTTACCGGCAGTTTTTGCTTATGCCGAGCAGTTGCAGCGACCATTATGGGTGTTGGGCGGTGGCAGCAATTTAGTCTTAGCCGGTGATTTACCCTACCTAGTGCTTAAAGTTGCGACCCGAGGCATTGAGGTGCTAGAGGAAACCGACACAGGGATTACCCTTAAAGTGCAGGCGGGGGAAAACTGGCATGAGTTGGTACGCTGGACAGTTAAGCAGGGCTATCAAGGCTTAGAGAATTTGAGTCTAATTCCTGGCACAGTAGGCGCTGCTCCCGTACAAAATATTGGCGCTTATGGCGTAGAGCTGAAAGATTATTTGCTGGAACTCACCGCGGTTAATTTACAGACTCAGCAAGTACAGGTGTTTTCTCAAGCTCAATGTCAGTTTGCCTACCGCGATAGCCGATTTAAGCGCGAGCCTGATCAATGGCTGATTTTAGATGTCACCCTGAAGTTAGCCAAGCAGCCGCAATTGGTACTGAACTATGGAAATATCCAGGCGCTGCTGGCAGCGAAAGGTATTGAACAGCCAACTCCTTTGATAGTGAGTGATTTGGTCTGTGAGATTCGTCGCAGTAAATTACCCGATCCTCAAGTATTACCCAATACCGGTAGTTTCTTTAAAAACCCCGAAGTTAGCCAAGCCCACGCCGAGCAGTTGCGTGGTCGTTATCCGAGCTTGGTGAGTTTTCCACTGGCTAATGGCCAAGTGAAACTTGCCGCTGGCTGGTTAATTGAGCAGGCCGGCTGGAAAGGTAAACAAGTAGGAGATGCCGCAGTGCATCAGCAGCAAGCTTTGGTGTTGGTTAATAAAGGTCAAGCGACAGGCGTTGAGGTGTTGGAGTTGGCAAGACAAATTGCCGCAGATATCCAGCAACAATTTTCCGTAAGTTTAGAAATTGAGCCCAATATCTTGCCCCGTGGCGGGAGCCAGCAATAG
- a CDS encoding low molecular weight protein-tyrosine-phosphatase, which yields MKVLFVCLGNICRSPTAEGMFRHELAQAQLTEQITVDSAGTADWHTGKAPDPRSQAAALARGIDISALQARQVSAEDFHRFDLILAMDQSNLEHLKQIQPAAAKAELDLYLQRYQLPLSEVPDPYYGGAEGFEQVLNLLEQASQKLLTELKGRL from the coding sequence ATGAAAGTACTGTTTGTTTGTTTGGGAAATATTTGTCGTTCGCCAACGGCAGAAGGTATGTTCCGCCACGAGCTAGCTCAAGCGCAGCTGACGGAGCAAATCACCGTTGACTCTGCAGGTACTGCTGACTGGCACACCGGGAAAGCCCCAGATCCGCGCTCGCAAGCGGCGGCCTTAGCCCGCGGTATAGATATTTCTGCCTTACAAGCACGTCAGGTCAGTGCCGAGGACTTTCATCGCTTTGATCTGATTTTAGCTATGGATCAAAGCAATCTGGAGCATCTTAAACAAATTCAGCCAGCTGCCGCTAAAGCCGAGCTGGATTTGTATTTACAGCGTTATCAGCTGCCCTTATCTGAAGTACCCGATCCCTATTACGGAGGGGCGGAAGGATTTGAGCAGGTCCTGAATTTACTTGAGCAAGCCAGTCAAAAGCTGCTGACCGAATTAAAGGGGCGCTTGTGA
- the kdsB gene encoding 3-deoxy-manno-octulosonate cytidylyltransferase translates to MSQPFIVVIPARYASTRLPGKPLLDIAGKPMVQHVWEQAKKSAAQDVVIATDDERIAAACEHFNAKVVLTRADHESGTDRLAEVAEQLNLPEEAIVVNVQGDEPLIPASIIDQVAMNLATHSAAKIATLAEPITQYEQLFNPNVVKVSTNKHGMALTFSRAPLPWARDALATAPQELPNNVHFRRHIGIYAYRAGFLADFVRWGACELEQVESLEQLRALWNGVQIHVADALAAPPAGVDTEQDLARVRALLAK, encoded by the coding sequence ATGAGTCAGCCTTTTATTGTTGTTATTCCTGCCCGCTATGCCTCTACCCGTTTACCTGGTAAACCACTGTTAGATATTGCTGGCAAACCTATGGTGCAACATGTGTGGGAGCAAGCTAAAAAAAGCGCCGCCCAAGATGTCGTGATTGCCACCGATGATGAGCGAATTGCAGCGGCCTGTGAGCATTTTAATGCTAAGGTGGTTTTGACCCGTGCAGATCATGAGTCAGGGACTGATCGTTTAGCGGAAGTGGCTGAGCAATTAAATCTGCCAGAAGAGGCTATTGTGGTGAATGTACAAGGCGATGAGCCTTTAATTCCTGCATCTATTATTGATCAAGTGGCGATGAATTTAGCCACACATAGTGCGGCTAAAATTGCCACCTTAGCTGAGCCTATTACACAGTATGAGCAGTTGTTTAATCCCAATGTAGTAAAGGTTTCTACAAATAAACATGGCATGGCGTTAACTTTTTCCCGTGCCCCTTTACCTTGGGCGCGAGATGCTTTAGCCACAGCACCACAAGAATTGCCAAACAATGTGCACTTTAGACGGCATATCGGTATTTATGCCTATCGCGCCGGATTTTTAGCCGATTTTGTACGTTGGGGAGCTTGTGAGCTTGAACAAGTAGAAAGTCTAGAGCAACTGCGGGCACTGTGGAATGGGGTGCAAATTCATGTGGCCGACGCTCTTGCGGCACCGCCAGCAGGAGTCGATACTGAGCAAGATTTAGCACGGGTACGGGCACTGCTAGCTAAGTAA
- a CDS encoding Trm112 family protein produces MDPKLLDILACPLCNSGLKYNAEKNELWCKQDGLAFPIRDEIPVMLETEARTLTTDERLDSHS; encoded by the coding sequence ATGGATCCAAAACTTCTTGATATTTTAGCGTGCCCCCTATGTAACAGCGGCCTTAAATATAATGCTGAAAAAAATGAATTATGGTGTAAGCAGGATGGGCTAGCTTTTCCAATTCGTGATGAAATTCCGGTGATGCTAGAAACTGAAGCCCGCACTCTCACCACCGATGAGCGTTTGGATAGTCATTCATGA
- the lpxK gene encoding tetraacyldisaccharide 4'-kinase gives MKFVNWLYRAWSRPYSWLTLLKPLEWLYRGVVKRKFKRFQQSPELSYQATVPVVIVGNITVGGTGKTPMILWLIEYCKQQQLSVGVISRGYGAKPPAYPWAVSASDSAAIAGDEPLLISQRSQVPVVIDPDRAQAARYLTEHYDVQLILSDDGLQHYRLARDCELVLIDGQRQLGNGYCLPCGPLREPAERLSSVDAVLFNGACDSAASFAFQVEPAAFIHLKTGERFSLDHFPQGQAVHAVAGIGNPQRFFNTLTALGYQAIPHAFADHAVFTGEEFNFADDLPVIMTEKDAVKCRAFAADNWWYLAVDARPTANFVAWWAEKLTELLQLPKEEQVNGSKTS, from the coding sequence GTGAAGTTTGTTAACTGGTTGTATCGCGCTTGGAGTCGGCCGTATTCATGGCTCACTTTACTTAAGCCGTTAGAGTGGCTCTATCGCGGGGTAGTTAAGCGCAAGTTTAAGCGTTTTCAGCAATCGCCTGAGCTCAGTTATCAGGCGACGGTACCCGTAGTGATTGTCGGTAATATTACGGTTGGCGGGACTGGCAAAACCCCGATGATTTTATGGTTAATCGAGTATTGCAAACAGCAACAGCTATCGGTTGGGGTGATTAGTCGTGGCTACGGGGCTAAGCCACCGGCTTATCCGTGGGCCGTTTCGGCCAGTGATAGCGCCGCAATTGCAGGGGATGAACCTTTACTAATTAGCCAGCGTAGCCAAGTGCCGGTGGTGATTGATCCAGATCGGGCGCAAGCGGCTCGCTACTTAACCGAACACTATGACGTACAGTTAATTTTATCCGATGATGGGTTGCAGCATTATCGTTTAGCCCGTGACTGCGAGCTGGTACTAATTGATGGGCAGCGGCAATTGGGTAATGGCTATTGCTTACCCTGCGGTCCTTTGCGTGAGCCAGCGGAGCGGCTGAGTAGTGTTGATGCGGTGTTGTTTAATGGCGCTTGCGACTCAGCAGCCAGTTTTGCTTTTCAGGTTGAACCGGCCGCCTTTATTCACCTAAAAACCGGTGAGCGGTTTAGCCTTGATCATTTCCCACAAGGGCAGGCAGTGCATGCAGTGGCTGGGATTGGCAATCCCCAGCGTTTTTTTAATACCTTAACGGCGCTTGGCTACCAAGCAATACCCCATGCTTTTGCCGATCATGCAGTATTTACCGGCGAAGAGTTTAACTTTGCCGATGATTTACCCGTTATCATGACCGAGAAAGATGCGGTAAAATGCAGGGCTTTTGCAGCGGATAACTGGTGGTATTTAGCAGTTGACGCACGACCTACCGCCAATTTTGTGGCATGGTGGGCAGAAAAGCTGACTGAGCTTTTACAACTCCCTAAAGAGGAACAGGTCAATGGATCCAAAACTTCTTGA
- a CDS encoding DNA internalization-related competence protein ComEC/Rec2, protein MGYFLFAWVLGIISALYWPIMDNWLLFSIVVLGSVGYWLSNKLVFLLLVTAVAGLNWAQLNIQQTLADQLSAEFDGRTLWLEGVVSGLPSTVPAGKQQMTRFELLQAQSRRGPLPQKLRLAWYSAPELEPGQRWRLAVSLKAPYGLKNAGLFDYEKWLFAQGIGATGTVKQGQLLSQQANYHRWRLQIQQALKSHLSANYSDAVLALILGDGAALNREQWSTLRATGTIHLMVISGQHISLVAGLIYGLLFTLGRLGYWFSGRLGLSLTCLLTAIAILAYAALAGFGVPVQRACIMSLTVLLWRWQYQQLTVYLPLLLALAVITGLEPLVIYQSGFWLSFSAVAILAWCFSYRLRLTRSWRGLIRAQLIVSLGLFVVLITQGLPQSLVSPIANLLAIPVVSLWILPIALLATGFLVFGITVIAEPLLRVAQISLDSLLLGLDFLAQWNLLWSPLLIEHRPLLLSITLLLTIALLSPRGLFYKSGLSLVVLPVLVNQPPSLPVGMLKMTVMDVGQGQAILLQTKHKAMLYDAGPAMGGTNLGETIVLPSLQLRGIRGLDLLLISHQDLDHSGGAVVLKERLPITQVINGEPQLGEEACQAQQWEWDQVYFSVWQAPQASNSNERSCVLLVKTQEQALLILGDAGIKEEQLWLQAHPKQPIDWLVLGHHGSKTSSGKDFLKQLKVRNVIISRGKYNSYNHPHPEVLKSLDELALKVYDTAIHGAIEVTLAKEAAVKPRRLASLVSLPNMQ, encoded by the coding sequence ATGGGCTACTTTTTATTTGCTTGGGTGCTTGGCATCATCAGCGCGCTTTATTGGCCAATAATGGATAATTGGTTACTGTTTAGCATCGTTGTGCTAGGTAGTGTCGGATATTGGCTGAGCAATAAGCTGGTTTTCTTATTATTAGTAACAGCTGTAGCGGGCTTAAATTGGGCACAGTTGAACATTCAGCAGACTCTAGCTGATCAATTGTCCGCTGAATTTGATGGGCGTACGCTCTGGCTAGAGGGAGTAGTGAGCGGATTGCCTAGTACTGTGCCCGCTGGTAAGCAACAGATGACTCGCTTTGAGTTGCTACAGGCGCAGTCAAGACGTGGGCCATTACCTCAAAAGCTGCGTTTAGCTTGGTACTCTGCGCCAGAATTAGAGCCAGGGCAGCGCTGGCGTTTAGCTGTAAGCTTAAAGGCACCCTATGGCTTAAAAAATGCAGGGTTATTCGACTATGAAAAATGGCTTTTTGCCCAAGGTATCGGAGCCACTGGCACAGTTAAACAGGGGCAGCTATTAAGCCAGCAAGCTAATTACCATCGCTGGCGCTTGCAGATACAGCAAGCGCTTAAGTCGCACTTATCTGCTAATTATTCAGATGCTGTATTGGCTTTGATTTTGGGTGATGGTGCGGCGTTAAACCGCGAGCAGTGGAGTACCTTACGTGCTACTGGCACTATTCACTTGATGGTGATTTCTGGTCAACATATTAGCTTAGTCGCAGGTCTGATTTATGGCTTATTATTTACCTTAGGTCGTTTAGGCTATTGGTTTAGCGGCCGTTTGGGGTTGAGTTTAACTTGCCTATTAACAGCCATTGCTATTTTAGCTTATGCGGCCTTGGCAGGCTTTGGTGTGCCGGTTCAAAGAGCCTGTATTATGAGCTTAACTGTGCTGTTATGGCGTTGGCAATACCAGCAGTTAACAGTCTACTTACCTTTGTTGCTGGCTTTAGCAGTCATTACTGGACTGGAGCCCTTGGTTATTTACCAGTCAGGGTTTTGGTTGTCATTTTCAGCAGTAGCTATATTGGCGTGGTGCTTTAGTTATCGCCTGCGTTTAACCCGCTCTTGGAGAGGATTAATTAGAGCGCAGTTGATTGTGAGTTTAGGTTTGTTTGTAGTGTTAATTACTCAAGGGTTACCGCAAAGTCTAGTTTCACCTATAGCTAACTTGCTGGCGATCCCAGTAGTCAGCTTATGGATATTACCAATAGCTTTATTAGCAACTGGTTTTTTAGTATTCGGAATTACTGTAATTGCTGAACCATTACTTAGAGTGGCACAAATTAGTCTTGATAGTTTACTGCTAGGATTGGATTTTTTAGCCCAGTGGAACTTGCTTTGGTCGCCGTTATTGATTGAGCACAGGCCGTTGCTGCTAAGTATTACTCTTTTACTTACGATTGCTTTACTGTCACCAAGAGGACTTTTTTATAAGTCTGGCTTGAGTTTAGTGGTCTTGCCAGTATTGGTGAACCAACCGCCAAGTCTTCCGGTGGGTATGCTAAAGATGACCGTTATGGATGTTGGGCAAGGACAAGCAATTTTATTGCAAACTAAACATAAGGCTATGCTATATGACGCAGGGCCTGCGATGGGTGGAACCAACTTAGGGGAAACAATTGTACTGCCTAGTCTGCAGCTTAGGGGGATACGTGGTTTAGATCTATTGTTGATTTCTCATCAAGATCTTGATCACTCAGGCGGCGCAGTGGTATTAAAAGAACGATTGCCTATTACTCAAGTAATTAATGGTGAGCCCCAACTAGGAGAAGAAGCTTGTCAGGCACAGCAGTGGGAATGGGATCAAGTATATTTTTCGGTTTGGCAAGCGCCTCAAGCAAGCAATAGTAATGAGCGGTCTTGCGTGCTGCTTGTTAAAACACAAGAGCAAGCATTACTAATTTTAGGGGACGCAGGTATTAAAGAGGAGCAACTGTGGTTGCAGGCACATCCTAAGCAACCAATTGATTGGTTAGTGTTAGGACATCATGGTAGCAAAACATCAAGCGGCAAAGATTTTTTGAAGCAGCTAAAAGTGAGGAATGTGATAATTAGTCGAGGGAAATACAATTCGTATAACCATCCACACCCTGAAGTTTTAAAAAGCTTAGATGAGCTGGCCTTGAAAGTATATGATACGGCAATCCATGGTGCCATAGAAGTTACTTTGGCAAAAGAAGCAGCGGTAAAGCCTAGGCGACTAGCTTCTTTAGTGTCGTTACCAAATATGCAATAG
- a CDS encoding DUF2062 domain-containing protein → MPRQFIKRLTPDPERIKNNKSLRFLGTLLQDANLWHLNRHSIARAVAVGLFWALIPMPMQMLAAALVAIPLRANLPVSIGLVWLTNPITMPPIFYGCYKLGTWLLGTPAIQLPDKITLAWTFEVAATHWQPLYLGSFVAAVLAAIIGYVGTLMYWRWWVSRSWNRRLRKQKRARELREQLAKQSKQEP, encoded by the coding sequence ATGCCACGCCAATTTATTAAACGCTTGACTCCTGATCCTGAGCGCATCAAAAACAATAAGTCTTTACGTTTTCTCGGCACTTTATTGCAGGACGCAAACCTATGGCACCTTAATCGCCACTCTATTGCCCGTGCCGTAGCCGTGGGGTTATTTTGGGCCCTCATTCCAATGCCCATGCAAATGCTTGCTGCAGCACTCGTGGCTATTCCCTTACGTGCTAACCTTCCAGTTTCGATTGGTTTGGTCTGGCTAACCAACCCCATTACTATGCCGCCGATTTTTTATGGTTGCTACAAATTAGGTACTTGGCTGTTAGGCACACCGGCTATTCAGCTACCGGATAAAATCACCTTAGCTTGGACCTTTGAGGTTGCCGCCACCCACTGGCAACCGCTGTATTTAGGTTCATTTGTGGCCGCTGTCTTAGCCGCTATTATTGGCTACGTAGGTACTCTGATGTACTGGCGCTGGTGGGTCAGCCGTTCGTGGAATCGGCGTTTACGCAAGCAAAAAAGGGCTCGCGAATTACGCGAACAGCTGGCTAAACAAAGCAAACAAGAGCCATAA